From a single Clostridium isatidis genomic region:
- the rpmE gene encoding 50S ribosomal protein L31, whose product MREGIHPKYNHEAVVKCACGNTFTTGSVKDELKVEICSKCHPFFTGKQKIVDVGGRVDKFNKRFNLK is encoded by the coding sequence ATGAGAGAAGGCATACATCCAAAATACAATCACGAAGCTGTAGTTAAGTGTGCATGTGGAAATACTTTTACAACTGGTTCTGTTAAAGACGAACTAAAAGTAGAAATATGCTCTAAATGCCACCCATTCTTCACTGGTAAACAAAAAATCGTTGACGTTGGCGGAAGAGTTGACAAATTTAAT
- a CDS encoding thymidine kinase encodes MSKLYFRYGAMNSGKSTHLMQVAHNYEERGMTVALLKPLTDTKGGDKLVSRLGVERKVDLVISNKDNVLERIKEYIDAEGRIDCILVDESQFLKSEQIDQLFEVAVCLDIPVICYGLRTDFKMQGFEGSTRLLLLAHSIEEMKTICKCGKKAVLNGRKVNDKFVFEGEQIAIDNSDSIEYESLCGNCYYKYKNNL; translated from the coding sequence ATGAGTAAATTATATTTTAGGTATGGTGCAATGAACTCAGGTAAATCAACACACCTTATGCAAGTAGCACATAATTATGAAGAAAGAGGAATGACAGTAGCTCTTTTAAAACCATTAACAGATACTAAGGGTGGGGACAAGTTAGTATCCAGATTAGGAGTAGAAAGAAAAGTAGATTTAGTTATTTCAAATAAAGATAATGTTCTTGAAAGAATAAAAGAATATATAGATGCAGAAGGAAGAATAGACTGTATATTAGTAGATGAATCACAATTTTTAAAATCAGAACAAATAGATCAATTATTTGAAGTTGCTGTTTGTTTAGACATACCTGTTATTTGTTATGGACTTAGGACAGATTTTAAAATGCAAGGCTTTGAAGGCAGCACAAGGTTGTTATTATTAGCCCATAGTATAGAAGAAATGAAGACTATATGCAAATGTGGAAAAAAAGCAGTATTGAATGGAAGAAAAGTTAATGATAAATTTGTTTTTGAAGGTGAACAAATTGCAATAGATAATTCTGATAGTATTGAATATGAATCTTTATGTGGAAATTGCTATTATAAATATAAAAATAACTTATAA